The Arachis duranensis cultivar V14167 chromosome 9, aradu.V14167.gnm2.J7QH, whole genome shotgun sequence genomic sequence NNNNNNNNNNNNNNNNNNNNNNNNNNNNNNNNNNNNNNNNNNNNNNNNNNNNNNNNNNNNNNNNNNNNNNNNNNNNNNNNNNNNNNNNNNNNNNNNNNNNNNNNNNNNNNNNNNNNNNNNNNNNNNNNNNNNNNNNNNNNNNNNNNNNNNNNNNNNNNNNNNNNNNNNNNNNNNNNNNNNNNNNNNNNNNNNNNNNNNNNNNNNNNNNNNNNNNNNNNNNNNNNNNNNNNNNNNNNNNNNNNNNNNNNNNNNNNNNNNNNNNNNNNNNNNNNNNNNNNNNNNNNNNNNNNNNNNNNNNNNNNNNNNNNNNNNNNNNNNNNNNNNNNNNNNNNNNNNNNNNNNNNNNNNNNNNNNNNNNNNNNNNNNNNNNNNNNNNNNNNNNNNNNNNNNNNNNNNNNNNNNNNNNNNNNNNNNNNNNNNNNNNNNNNNNNNNNNNNNNNNNNNNNNNNNNNNNNNNNNNNNNNNNNNNNNNNNNNNNNNNNNNNNNNNNNNNNNNNNNNNNNNNNNNNNNNNNNNNNNNNNNNNNNNNNNNNNNNNNNNNNNNNNNNNNNNNNNNNNNNNNNNNNNNNNNNNNNNNNNNNNNNNNNNNNNNNNNNNNNNNNNNNNNNNNNNNNNNNNNNNNNNNNNNNNNNNNNNNNNNNNNNNNNNNNNNNNNNNNNNNNNNNNNNNNNNNNNNNNNNNNNNNNNNNNNNNNNNNNNNNNNNNNNNNNNNNNNNNNNNNNNNNNNNNNNNNNNNNNNNNNNNNNNNNNNNNNNNNNNNNNNNNNNNNNNNNNNNNNNNNNNNNNNNNNNNNNNNNNNNNNNNNNNNNNNNNNNNNNNNNNNNNNNNNNNNNNNNNNNNNNNNNNNNNNNNNNNNNNNNNNNNNNNNNNNNNNNNNNNNNNNNNNNNNNNNNNNNNNNNNNNNNNNNNNNNNNNNNNNNNNNNNNNNNNNNNNNNNNNNNNNNNNNNNNNNNNNNNNNNNNNNNNNNNNNNNNNNNNNNNNNNNNNNNNNNNNNNNNNNNNNNNNNNNNNNNNNNNNNNNNNNNNNNNNNNNNNNNNNNNNNNNNNNNNNNNNNNNNNNNNNNNNNNNNNNNNNNNNNNNNNNNNNNNNNNNNNNNNNNNNNNNNNNNNNNNNNNNNNNNNNNNNNNNNNNNNNNNNNNNNNNNNNNNNNNNNNNNNNNNNNNNNNNNNNNNNNNNNNNNNNNNNNNNNNNNNNNNNNNNNNNNNNNNNNNNNNNNNNNNNNNNNNNNNNNNNNNNNNNNNNNNNNNNNNNNNNNNNNNNNNNNNNNNNNNNNNNNNNNNNNNNNNNNNNNNNNNNNNNNNNNNNNNNNNNNNNNNNNNNNNNNNNNNNNNNNNNNNNNNNNNNNNNNNNNNNNNNNNNNNNNNNNNNNNNNNNNNNNNNNNNNNNNNNNNNNNNNNNNNNNNNNNNNNNNNNNNNNNNNNNNNNNNNNNNNNNNNNNNNNNNNNNNNNNNNNNNNNNNNNNNNNNNNNNNNNNNNNNNNNNNNNNNNNNNNNNNNNNNNNNNNNNNNNNNNNNNNNNNNNNNNNNNNNNNNNNNNNNNNNNNNNNNNNNNNNNNNNNNNNNNNNNNNNNNNNNNNNNNNNNNNNNNNNNNNNNNNNNNNNNNNNNNNNNNNNNNNNNNNNNNNNNNNNNNNNNNNNNNNNNNNNNNNNNNNNNNNNNNNNNNNNNNNNNNNNNNNNNNNNNNNNNNNNNNNNNNNNNNNNNNNNNNNNNNNNNNNNNNNNNNNNNNNNNNNNNNNNNNNNNNNNNNNNNNNNNNNNNNNNNNNNNNNNNNNNNNNNNNNNNNNNNNNNNNNNNNNNNNNNNNNNNNNNNNNNNNNNNNNNNNNNNNNNNNNNNNNNNNNNNNNNNNNNNNNNNNNNNNNNNNNNNNNNNNNNNNNNNNNNNNNNNNNNNNNNNNNNNNNNNNNNNNNNNNNNNNNNNNNNNNNNNNNNNNNNNNNNNNNNNNNNNNNNNNNNNNNNNNNNNNNNNNNNNNNNNNNNNNNNNNNNNNNNNNNNNNNNNNNNNNNNNNNNNNNNNNNNNNNNNNNNNNNNNNNNNNNNNNNNNNNNNNNNNNNNNNNNNNNNNNNNNNNNNNNNNNNNNNNNNNNNNNNNNNNNNNNNNNNNNNNNNNNNNNNNNNNNNNNNNNNNNNNNNNNNNNNNNNNNNNNNNNNNNNNNNNNNNNNNNNNNNNNNNNNNNNNNNNNNNNNNNNNNNNNNNNNNNNNNNNNNNNNNNNNNNNNNNNNNNNNNNNNNNNNNNNNNNNNNNNNNNNNNNNNNNNNNNNNNNNNNNNNNNNNNNNNNNNNNNNNNNNNNNNNNNNNNNNNNNNNNNNNNNNNNNNNNNNNNNNNNNNNNNNNNNNNNNNNNNNNNNNNNNNNNNNNNNNNNNNNNNNNNNNNNNNNNNNNNNNNNNNNNNNNNNNNNNNNNNNNNNNNNNNNNNNNNNNNNNNNNNNNNNNNNNNNNNNNNNNNNNNNNNNNNNNNNNNNNNNNNNNNNNNNNNNNNNNNNNNNNNNNNNNNNNNNNNNNNNNtttaattaaattataaataatttatcctcataattaattttatttttatgtatttttatatatatttaataacaaaagaCTGAATCAATTGACATGTTAATGCCTATTAATAAACTAGcatttataatttgaaactataattgtatataaatactataaaaaaataaacctatatataaaaaatatgtttatatcaaataataaaaatttaatttacaattatttttctctctttctttttgaaataattaaatttttatatatttttaatttaatttcgaTATATTGTTAGATTGAAAAATTTATACatctatttaattatgtattgtaatttaaaaatatcttttacatTCATCAcgtaaataattatctaaaagaatcaatataatcaaataaatatataaaaaaatacatattttaatatatcaaaattaacttTCATGCTTTTAAACAATTGTTGTACCActcattaaaattttcaaatattaattaCCTCACATTGAATtaggaaatttatttttttataatatttgtgCATAAGATACTTTTTaatctaaaatagttattataaacaagattatttaaaagataaaattaaaaaatattatatcattttaaagtaaaggatattaattaatagataaatactatttttttatctcaactatttttttaaaacaaaaaaatactgataatttacttatatttaaaaaacaaagaTTTAGTTTGGTAATTAACGAGTTGattggatttaaaaaattatattattactgtttattaatttttttattgagttaattcatttacttatttttaattttgatattaaatcaaatttaataaaataaatattgttacacattaaatttaataaaaaaaattatttttaacatatcCCTTCTCTTATAGTTAGGTTCGTCTCTGCACGCgctattatttttaacaaacttTTGACTTAATGCgtaaatatatataactatattctcttctttttctgcatACTCTacattatcttctttttttctcatctttctCTTTCATTATCGTGGTCGTCACTACCACCATCTTCATCTcattttcctctttcttttcacatttaaattttttgatcttctcctttcttttcctcttccaTCCCTGCttaccataaaaaaatatataataaataattaaaattcaactgttaaattgataaaaataacattatataaaatcaattatatatGTGTATAAAAGAACAATCACCAAATCAACTATATCAttttaaataacatatatattggaTACATGTCTAAGTTGACCATGATAACCCTTTTtttacttgttcttctatttgaaGGTTTATACGCCATTCATTCAACTCCTTCAAATTTCATTTTCATAACTTGCTTTGCAGctagaaaataaattatcagCTTTTCAAATTGTCTTTCTATGTTTTGCAGTAACATATACACACACAAATGGAAAAGTACTTGAAAGTTGAAAGCTTGGATTTCTAtgttgaaaatgaaaattataatGAGATAAacagcataaaaaataaaatgaaattataaaaaaaaaaggaaaagaggtaGGGTGGTAGTTAACTTCAAATATAGAGGACTTAATAACTAATTTCAATACAATAGATAGGAAcctcaattctcttttatttatttattattattatttcgttGTTTTGTtctctatatattttatttaaaattattttatttgtgtgTAGGTGTGTTGGTAAGAATAAATGGAAAATTAAACAAAGtcataactaaaataaacaaattaaaataccaAGACACACCTTAAATATGGATAAATGATGGTATTGATAGCTGCTTAGTAGCAATCCGAGTGACTTGGATGGTATCATCGATTTTGTGCCATACGTGGCCACAAAAGATTTCAAATGCATTATCAGCAGAGCGTGCAGTAAAAGTAATGTAAAACTTAGAGCCAGCAACACACTGCCTCTCAACATTGAGAAGCTTAAGAAACTCGAACCTCTTCTCCTACATagtaataaaaacaataaaaataagcaTCCGTTAGGAATACAATggactatttgtacaatgtgtataatggcCTATtaagttacaaaatgaacatcctTCGTACTATCTAGAATAACTATCCAAGTACTAGggataataaatatcttttcGATCTTTCGGATCTAGCGCTCTAATActatgtcatgataccactcatcccaaaagttttggttaatgaaaaaatgtaacattaatgattatatctctaatatttcaTAAAtcttcattgtacacattgtataaatattccATTTGCTCCTCATACTTTCATTAGTGAATGAGATTATAgacataaataaaattcaataaaacaaaaaccatCGTAGACACAACATTTTGGTCATTGTAGACTTGCAAGCATCGCTTAGCCAAATCAGTCATACGTTGTTTATTACCCTCATCACATATCAGAAAGGGTGGAGATCCGCCAACTATTGGACATGActgtaaacaaaaaaaaaaaaaaaaactaaagagTTAAATTATGAGATTATATAAAAAAGCATAAAACAGAAcacagagaaaaaaaaaataaagcgtGTGGTGAATTTAAAAGCACCTGGGGGCGTCGATAATAATCACGAAGTTGTTCACGAGTAATCACCGGTATATTCGGTATACCATCCACACCATTCTTACTTTTTTTATCTCCGGTAGAATCCATATCTCTCTCTAACTATCAACCTGATTTCAGAatcaattaatcaataaataacAACGAAACAGGAGAGAAGCACACGGAAGTTCAATTCGGTGATGCACAAAATCACACATGTGAATCGGAGAAGAGAAGGCAGAGGACTATTAGAAAAGAACTACTTTTCAGGTAGCCTTTCATCTGAATTAGGTATAACATTATTTTTAGGATCTTAGCTTCcacaaaataatatgaaaatttaAGTACTGGTGGTGGTGAATGATGGTGACTCATCATTCATCAATTTTCAATTCCATAACTGATATAATTAATCTCCAAATTTTGTTAGTTGGTTGAAATATCAATTAGAAAAACTTTTTTGAGaatatcaatttttaatattttttattattatttgatcaatataaatattaaatttttttaataaataaattttattaattattatacccTGCCAAACCGATACAGCCTATTAAAAAATTTGCTTAAAGTGTGTAATTTAATTCTTAGATTGCATCAAAATTTGTTATTGAGGCTATCGCTAGTGATGAATATTGGAATTGGAATTGGAATAATCACACAACATGAGGAATCAAATCATAATATGGTCTACTCTCTATATAGGCAGATACGGTGTATATAACCAAGCAAACATAGAATGTGAGCATAAAAGTTAAACTAATCACTTATTGATATTAGCAAATATTAGTGTTAGTTTCTTATAAAAATGTGGTGGCAGATTAATCTCCTGTAATCCTGTTGGACCAAGCAATGGCATACCATATATACCGAtaccataatatatatatatatatttctcaattattaattacaatTCTGAAGtcatgatattattattattcatgtatAGTCCAACAATTTGaagtaactaattaataaaaatgcaGAAGTAGATGAGAGATTTTGTCGAATGTTTGGGCAGTTTATTCAACTAAAGTAGACTGCTTCCAATACTCATTTAATTTGCTGTTATTATAAAATCCaatactcattttttttt encodes the following:
- the LOC110275644 gene encoding cysteine proteinase inhibitor 1-like: MDSTGDKKSKNGVDGIPNIPVITREQLRDYYRRPQSCPIVGGSPPFLICDEGNKQRMTDLAKRCLQVYNDQNEKRFEFLKLLNVERQCVAGSKFYITFTARSADNAFEIFCGHVWHKIDDTIQVTRIATKQLSIPSFIHI